A window of the Natronospira proteinivora genome harbors these coding sequences:
- a CDS encoding EAL domain-containing protein yields MIIMTEAPAPTGELRKGLIAFGIIAILTINALLAGDLYRQRSATLNNAMESADLITVGLTQYTNRSLDSISALLDNLSKQVSDAHGPIALEHSDISDILNEAVQGPVVANLIVINSTGRWVNSAVGPANLESNLADRDYFHTHRLMPDDGLFLGQPAEAQTSGMSFSAASRALTDEQGRFLGVIAAILDPNHYRSLFQQASQSLPATIALVDHRGAIVTSVGELPDGLLAKFESDGQLQEAGRSRKAAFSDDYFVIHRPVGDFPLSQVVTVDTHAVLGEWRTTVIGHLLMGAGISLLLIFGLWLLWREMQKGERAQRKLRESESRFRSLIESTTDYVWEMDEDGYNVYSSPQVEEIMGYKPEEVMGMRPYDPMTPREQDRLTDIYHSIIESREPFHLLENRNVHKEGHEVVLETSGTPIFDEDGKFRGYRGIDRDITERKRLEEALRTLALLTGRETELEFFQLTTRNLCRALGMQLSLLIQETGEERHRLRAYHDDRGSRREPPLPNTLLRELHRQGRLVLRQGANEQFPRDPLVEAMDARSLFASVIRLADDSTWGYLIALDAKPLSRVRASRVEPILDVFSSRISLELDRNQAQANLSWEARHDSLTGMLNRRAFDDHLRHMLAQPPEGGRVHTLIYMDLDQFKVINDTCGHMAGDELLRQLSKNMNARLRKTDMLARLGGDEFGLLLADCPLERSMDIAETLLETVRHFQFTWEGRVFSVGASIGITHTREAIVDRSDLLAQADLACYAAKDLGRNRVQVYQRDNVHIQARHGEMGWVPRLDRALTENRFELYGQWIISINPETARPPTLEILLRLRDENGEMVLPAEFIPAAERYNLMGRIDRHVIDKVVAMAAHMPDAVRPQRCSINLSGSSMDGGGLTTFIEGRFAEYDVDPSQFCFELTETAAITNFDEAQMMFKRLRTLGCRVGLDDFGSGLSSFAYLRQIELDALKIDGSFVRHITDDQVSHSMVRAMHDVGRAMRLVTVAEFVEDENILRVLQEMGVDMAQGFALHKPQPLHELDPPPNLPGQASSGQ; encoded by the coding sequence ATGATCATTATGACTGAGGCGCCGGCGCCAACGGGAGAACTGCGTAAGGGGCTGATTGCCTTCGGCATTATTGCGATCCTTACGATCAATGCTCTATTGGCGGGCGACCTGTATCGGCAACGTTCGGCAACTTTGAACAATGCCATGGAGTCAGCCGACCTGATCACCGTTGGACTGACCCAGTACACGAATCGCTCCTTGGACTCCATCAGCGCCCTTCTGGACAACCTGTCCAAACAAGTCAGCGACGCCCATGGGCCCATCGCGCTGGAGCATTCAGACATTAGCGACATCCTGAACGAGGCGGTTCAGGGGCCGGTGGTCGCCAACCTGATTGTCATCAATTCCACGGGCCGCTGGGTCAATTCGGCCGTAGGTCCGGCCAACCTGGAATCCAACCTGGCGGACCGGGATTATTTCCACACCCACCGCCTCATGCCGGATGACGGACTCTTTCTGGGACAACCCGCCGAGGCCCAAACCAGCGGCATGTCGTTCTCGGCCGCCAGTCGAGCGCTGACCGATGAACAAGGCCGATTTCTCGGTGTCATCGCCGCCATTCTCGATCCCAATCACTATCGTTCCCTGTTCCAGCAGGCCAGTCAGTCCCTGCCGGCCACCATCGCCCTGGTGGATCACCGGGGGGCCATTGTCACATCGGTGGGTGAGCTACCGGATGGGCTACTCGCCAAATTTGAAAGCGATGGACAACTACAAGAAGCCGGGCGTTCCAGGAAGGCCGCATTCAGCGATGACTACTTCGTGATTCACCGTCCGGTGGGGGATTTCCCCTTGAGCCAGGTGGTGACGGTGGATACCCATGCCGTGCTGGGCGAATGGCGGACCACGGTAATCGGACACCTGTTGATGGGTGCCGGGATTTCCCTGCTGCTGATATTCGGCCTCTGGCTGCTCTGGCGGGAAATGCAAAAGGGCGAGCGTGCTCAGAGAAAACTGCGGGAGAGTGAATCCCGTTTTCGAAGCCTGATCGAGTCCACCACGGATTATGTCTGGGAGATGGATGAGGACGGCTATAACGTTTACTCCAGCCCTCAGGTCGAGGAAATCATGGGCTACAAGCCGGAAGAAGTCATGGGCATGCGCCCCTATGATCCCATGACCCCCCGGGAGCAGGATCGGCTCACCGATATCTACCACAGCATTATTGAATCCCGCGAACCGTTCCATCTGCTGGAGAACCGTAATGTCCACAAGGAAGGACATGAAGTAGTCCTGGAAACCAGCGGCACCCCCATCTTTGACGAAGACGGCAAATTCCGGGGTTACCGGGGCATTGACCGGGACATCACCGAACGCAAACGCCTGGAAGAGGCCCTTCGTACCCTGGCCCTGCTCACGGGGCGGGAAACGGAGCTGGAGTTCTTCCAGCTGACCACCCGTAATCTCTGTCGAGCCCTGGGGATGCAGCTGTCTCTGTTGATTCAGGAGACCGGCGAAGAACGCCACCGATTGCGCGCCTATCACGATGACCGGGGCAGTCGACGTGAACCTCCCCTGCCGAACACCCTGCTTCGTGAACTCCACCGACAGGGGCGGCTGGTCCTTCGTCAAGGGGCCAATGAACAGTTCCCCAGGGACCCACTGGTGGAGGCCATGGACGCCCGCAGCCTGTTTGCCAGTGTGATCCGGCTGGCGGATGACAGTACCTGGGGCTACCTAATTGCCCTGGACGCCAAACCCCTGTCCCGGGTGCGCGCTTCCCGGGTGGAGCCCATTCTGGATGTATTTTCCTCGCGCATCTCCCTGGAACTGGACCGCAACCAGGCCCAGGCAAATCTGAGTTGGGAGGCCCGACACGATTCCCTGACCGGCATGCTCAACCGCCGGGCCTTCGATGACCATCTGCGCCACATGCTGGCCCAACCGCCGGAAGGCGGTCGCGTCCATACCCTGATCTACATGGACCTGGATCAGTTCAAGGTGATCAACGACACCTGTGGCCACATGGCAGGTGATGAGTTGCTTCGGCAACTCTCAAAAAACATGAACGCACGGCTTAGAAAGACCGATATGCTTGCCCGACTGGGCGGAGATGAATTTGGCCTCTTACTGGCGGACTGCCCCCTGGAACGCAGCATGGACATTGCCGAGACATTATTGGAGACAGTCCGGCATTTCCAGTTCACTTGGGAAGGGCGAGTCTTTTCCGTGGGCGCCAGTATCGGTATCACTCATACCCGAGAGGCCATCGTCGATCGTAGCGATCTTCTGGCACAGGCCGACCTGGCCTGTTATGCGGCCAAGGATCTAGGCCGTAACCGCGTTCAGGTCTATCAGCGTGACAATGTTCATATCCAGGCCCGCCATGGAGAAATGGGCTGGGTCCCCCGCCTGGACCGGGCTTTGACCGAAAATCGATTTGAGCTCTACGGCCAATGGATTATTTCCATCAATCCGGAAACCGCCCGCCCGCCCACATTGGAGATACTACTTCGGCTGCGTGATGAAAATGGAGAGATGGTGTTACCGGCAGAATTCATTCCGGCGGCCGAACGATACAACTTAATGGGCCGTATCGACCGTCACGTGATCGACAAGGTGGTGGCCATGGCCGCCCACATGCCCGATGCCGTACGCCCCCAGCGCTGCTCCATCAATCTCTCCGGCTCTTCCATGGATGGCGGTGGATTGACGACTTTCATTGAAGGCCGCTTCGCGGAATACGATGTCGACCCGAGCCAGTTCTGCTTCGAGCTCACCGAAACAGCAGCCATTACCAACTTTGATGAAGCCCAGATGATGTTCAAACGCTTGAGAACGTTGGGATGCCGGGTTGGGCTGGATGATTTTGGCAGTGGTTTGTCGTCTTTCGCCTATCTACGTCAAATCGAGCTGGATGCCCTGAAGATCGATGGCAGCTTTGTCCGGCATATTACCGACGACCAGGTTAGCCACAGCATGGTGCGCGCCATGCACGACGTGGGCCGAGCCATGCGGCTTGTCACCGTGGCGGAATTTGTGGAGGACGAAAACATCCTGCGCGTACTACAGGAAATGGGCGTGGATATGGCCCAGGGTTTTGCTCTGCACAAACCCCAACCATTGCATGAACTGGACCCGCCCCCGAATCTTCCCGGACAGGCGAGTTCAGGTCAATAA
- a CDS encoding peptide chain release factor 3, with protein sequence MPQEHQRRRTFAIISHPDAGKTTVTEKLLLFGGAIQLAGTVKGRKAARHATSDWMAMEKERGISVTSSVMQFPFDDCIVNLLDTPGHADFSEDTYRTLTAVDSALMVIDCAKGVEERTIKLMEVCRLRDTPIYTFINKLDREGRDPMELMDEVERVLGIQCTPVTWPIGMGKRLKGIYHLLEDRIYIYEEAEGGARGVHRTIDGLASDEAREFLGDEAEEYADEVELVREATPDFDLEAYLAGRMSPVFFGSAIANFGIQELLESFVRTAPSPKPAKTTVREIQPEEDKLTGFVFKVQANMDPAHRDRVAFMRICSGRFKPGMKLKHVRIGKDVKISKALTFMASDREHTEEAYAGDIIGVHNHGTIRIGDTFTEGEELQFTGIPNFAPELFRRAVLADPLRMKQLQKGLDQLCEEGATQLFRPLRNNDLILGAVGQLQFDVVAERLKTEYGVDCKFEPINVATARWTYAEDEKELERFRRRAEDNLAIDHSGALVYIAPTRVNLDLAQERNPEIEFRATRDHLAA encoded by the coding sequence ATGCCCCAGGAACATCAGCGGCGGCGCACTTTCGCCATCATCTCCCACCCAGATGCCGGCAAGACCACGGTCACCGAAAAGCTCTTGCTGTTTGGCGGCGCCATTCAGCTGGCCGGCACCGTCAAGGGGCGCAAGGCGGCCCGCCATGCCACCTCCGACTGGATGGCCATGGAGAAGGAACGCGGCATCTCGGTGACCTCCTCGGTGATGCAGTTTCCCTTTGACGATTGCATCGTCAATCTGCTGGATACCCCCGGTCACGCCGATTTCTCCGAAGACACCTACCGAACTCTGACCGCAGTGGATTCAGCCCTGATGGTGATTGACTGCGCCAAGGGGGTGGAGGAGCGGACCATCAAGCTGATGGAGGTCTGTCGCCTGCGGGATACCCCGATCTACACCTTTATCAACAAGCTGGACCGGGAAGGCCGGGATCCCATGGAGTTGATGGACGAGGTGGAACGGGTGCTGGGCATTCAGTGTACGCCCGTGACTTGGCCCATTGGCATGGGCAAGCGCCTCAAGGGGATTTATCACCTGCTGGAAGACCGCATCTATATCTACGAAGAAGCCGAGGGCGGGGCTCGAGGGGTGCATCGCACCATTGATGGTCTGGCCTCGGACGAGGCCCGGGAATTTTTGGGCGATGAGGCCGAGGAATATGCCGATGAAGTGGAACTGGTACGCGAGGCAACCCCGGATTTTGACCTGGAGGCCTATCTGGCCGGGCGGATGAGCCCGGTCTTTTTCGGTTCGGCCATTGCCAACTTCGGGATCCAGGAGCTGTTGGAAAGCTTTGTGCGTACCGCGCCTTCGCCCAAGCCCGCCAAGACCACGGTGCGGGAAATTCAGCCGGAGGAAGACAAGCTCACTGGTTTTGTCTTCAAGGTGCAGGCCAATATGGATCCGGCCCACCGGGATCGGGTGGCCTTCATGCGCATCTGCTCCGGTCGTTTCAAGCCCGGCATGAAGCTCAAGCATGTGCGTATCGGCAAGGATGTGAAGATCAGCAAGGCCCTGACCTTCATGGCCTCTGACCGGGAGCACACCGAAGAAGCTTACGCCGGCGACATCATCGGCGTGCATAATCACGGCACCATTCGCATTGGCGATACCTTTACCGAAGGTGAGGAATTGCAGTTCACCGGGATTCCCAACTTTGCCCCGGAACTGTTCCGCCGGGCAGTGCTGGCGGATCCGCTGCGCATGAAGCAGCTGCAGAAAGGCTTGGACCAGCTCTGTGAGGAAGGGGCCACTCAGTTGTTTCGTCCCCTGCGCAACAATGATCTGATCCTCGGGGCGGTGGGCCAGTTGCAGTTCGATGTGGTGGCCGAGCGTCTCAAGACCGAGTACGGCGTGGACTGCAAGTTCGAGCCGATCAATGTGGCCACCGCCCGCTGGACCTATGCCGAAGACGAGAAAGAGCTGGAACGTTTCCGTCGTCGGGCGGAGGATAATCTGGCCATCGACCACAGCGGGGCGTTGGTTTATATCGCCCCCACCCGGGTCAATCTGGACCTGGCCCAGGAACGCAATCCCGAAATCGAGTTTCGCGCCACCCGCGACCACTTGGCGGCTTGA
- a CDS encoding AAA family ATPase encodes MNDIASRNDVDVAVDGVERALKQLNDIILGKDQAIRMALSCLLAGGHLLIEDIPGVGKTTLAHAMARSLGLSYQRIQFTSDLLPADILGASVFDRHRGDMQFRPGPIFAQMVLADEVNRATPKTQSALLEAMEEYQVTTETETRPLPRPFFVIATQNPQEQVGTFPLPESQLDRFLMRLSLGYPDPRAERALLMGRERRELLADLSPVLRPDDLGALRVHTRNVHVSDSLMDYLQALVQASRDAPELITGLSPRGALALRQAAQAWALLHRRRGVEPEDVQAVFTAVTSHRLQALPEHRGQIAAITRRLLDDTPVP; translated from the coding sequence ATGAATGACATTGCCTCACGAAACGATGTGGATGTGGCCGTAGATGGTGTGGAGCGTGCGCTCAAGCAGCTCAACGACATCATCCTCGGCAAGGATCAGGCCATTCGCATGGCCCTCAGCTGCCTTCTGGCCGGGGGGCATCTTCTGATTGAAGACATCCCCGGCGTGGGCAAGACCACCCTGGCCCACGCCATGGCCCGCAGCTTGGGGCTGAGCTATCAGCGGATTCAGTTTACCAGTGATCTGCTACCGGCCGACATTCTGGGCGCCTCGGTTTTCGACCGGCACCGGGGGGATATGCAGTTTCGCCCGGGTCCGATCTTTGCCCAGATGGTTCTGGCGGATGAGGTCAACCGGGCCACACCCAAGACGCAAAGTGCGCTGCTGGAAGCGATGGAGGAGTATCAGGTCACCACCGAGACCGAAACCAGACCGCTTCCCCGTCCCTTCTTCGTCATCGCCACCCAGAACCCCCAGGAACAGGTCGGGACATTCCCCCTGCCGGAATCTCAACTGGACCGTTTTCTCATGCGCCTGAGCCTGGGATACCCGGATCCGAGAGCCGAGCGAGCCTTGCTGATGGGGCGGGAGCGGCGTGAACTGTTGGCGGACTTGAGTCCGGTCCTGCGACCGGACGATCTGGGGGCCCTGCGGGTTCATACCCGCAACGTTCATGTCTCCGACTCACTGATGGACTACCTCCAGGCCCTGGTACAAGCCAGCCGAGACGCGCCGGAACTGATTACCGGCCTCTCACCGCGCGGTGCCCTGGCCTTGCGTCAGGCCGCCCAGGCCTGGGCGCTGCTGCATCGGCGCCGAGGAGTAGAACCGGAAGACGTACAGGCCGTGTTCACGGCGGTCACCAGTCACCGCCTGCAAGCCCTGCCCGAACACCGGGGCCAGATCGCGGCCATTACCCGCCGCCTGCTTGACGACACCCCCGTACCCTAG
- a CDS encoding transglutaminase TgpA family protein: MTDLRPPLRERELRWLTLAMGATLIPIITTLPYWVPFLGALFAVWRLLPGWLGRQRAPLAFLRLPLGLLCFGGIYLEFGNLNGIEPGTALLVLMLGLKLLETWKPRDGLVLVLLAYILMLAVFLGNQSLLAALWLSAICCFQTAILLRLTRLGEPGPLRPSLVTAGKLLLQALPIAIILFVLFPRVPGPLWGTPTPEPRATTGLSDRMSPGSISQLAQSNALAFRVSFPEHEAPESGQRYWRGPVFHAFDGQEWREGRMPDREATLLPLGEGVTQEITLEAHGQDWLIALDMPGGELPNDSQLRADMRLQADEPVSERLRYQIQSWPNYALDPELPEGWQERLTRLPDDSNPQTRELAREWLAEVDGDPHALVDRAMSHFNEESFYYTLEPPTLGRHGMDDFLFDSQRGFCEHYAAAFTVLMRAADIPSRVVTGYVGGEYNPMAGHFRVLQSNAHAWSEIWLPEEGWVRVDPTTAIDPSRVETQAGGMASGTEGEDWEGGFNWENLGLQLEMIWDTIQARWDGWFLAYGPEQQRDFLERLGLPGKDAMRLALIMVGLVTIFALLLWLILSLKQRPPRPRDPVERSWQRFEGRMRRAGLARQPQEGPAAWLQRLEREVPGVAEQLRPLINRFRSARYAGTSPQGKQLEQALSAWPARRLKRLARLDRSRH, from the coding sequence ATGACTGATCTCCGCCCCCCATTACGGGAACGGGAGCTGCGCTGGCTCACCCTTGCCATGGGCGCCACCCTGATCCCTATTATCACCACCCTTCCCTATTGGGTGCCGTTTCTGGGCGCCCTGTTCGCCGTGTGGCGGCTGCTCCCCGGATGGCTGGGTCGCCAGCGGGCCCCTCTGGCCTTCCTGCGCCTACCCCTGGGTCTGCTTTGTTTTGGCGGCATCTACCTGGAATTCGGCAACCTTAACGGTATCGAACCAGGCACGGCGCTGCTGGTACTGATGCTGGGCCTGAAGCTGCTTGAAACCTGGAAACCGCGGGACGGTCTGGTGCTGGTCCTGCTGGCCTATATCTTGATGCTGGCGGTCTTTCTCGGCAACCAGAGCCTGCTGGCCGCACTCTGGCTCAGTGCCATCTGCTGTTTCCAGACCGCCATTCTGCTGCGCCTGACTCGCCTGGGGGAGCCTGGCCCGCTCCGTCCCAGCCTGGTGACTGCCGGAAAGCTGCTGCTCCAGGCCCTGCCCATTGCCATCATCCTGTTCGTGCTCTTCCCGCGGGTGCCGGGCCCCCTCTGGGGCACCCCCACCCCCGAGCCCCGGGCCACCACCGGCCTGTCCGACCGCATGTCGCCCGGCTCCATCAGTCAGTTGGCCCAGTCCAATGCCCTGGCCTTTCGGGTGAGCTTCCCGGAGCATGAAGCCCCCGAATCCGGCCAGCGATATTGGCGGGGCCCGGTCTTTCATGCCTTTGACGGACAGGAATGGCGGGAAGGACGCATGCCCGACCGGGAAGCCACCCTGCTGCCCCTGGGCGAAGGGGTGACCCAGGAAATCACCCTGGAGGCCCATGGCCAGGACTGGCTGATCGCCCTGGACATGCCCGGCGGTGAACTCCCGAATGACAGTCAGCTACGCGCCGACATGCGACTGCAAGCCGATGAGCCGGTCAGTGAGCGCCTCCGGTATCAGATCCAATCCTGGCCCAACTACGCTCTGGACCCGGAACTGCCCGAGGGCTGGCAAGAGCGATTAACCCGGCTTCCCGATGACAGCAATCCACAAACCCGGGAACTGGCCCGGGAATGGCTGGCCGAGGTGGACGGTGATCCACACGCCCTGGTAGACCGCGCCATGAGTCACTTTAACGAGGAAAGCTTCTATTACACCCTGGAGCCTCCCACCCTGGGCAGACACGGCATGGATGATTTTCTCTTCGACAGCCAGCGTGGCTTCTGCGAGCACTATGCCGCGGCCTTCACGGTTCTCATGCGGGCAGCGGACATTCCCAGCCGGGTGGTGACCGGCTATGTGGGGGGCGAATACAATCCCATGGCGGGCCATTTCCGCGTCCTGCAATCCAATGCCCATGCCTGGTCGGAAATCTGGTTACCGGAAGAAGGCTGGGTCCGAGTAGACCCCACCACGGCCATTGATCCCTCCCGCGTGGAAACTCAGGCTGGCGGCATGGCGTCCGGAACCGAGGGCGAGGACTGGGAGGGGGGATTCAACTGGGAGAATCTGGGTCTGCAGCTGGAGATGATCTGGGATACCATCCAGGCCCGCTGGGATGGCTGGTTTCTGGCCTACGGGCCGGAACAACAACGGGACTTTCTGGAACGCCTGGGCCTGCCCGGCAAGGACGCCATGCGACTGGCCCTGATCATGGTGGGGCTGGTAACCATCTTTGCCTTGCTGCTATGGCTGATCCTGTCCCTCAAACAACGTCCCCCGCGTCCCCGGGATCCCGTGGAACGTAGCTGGCAACGTTTTGAAGGGCGTATGCGCCGAGCCGGGCTGGCCCGCCAGCCCCAGGAAGGCCCCGCGGCCTGGTTGCAAAGACTGGAACGGGAGGTCCCCGGCGTAGCGGAACAACTCCGTCCCCTGATCAACCGCTTCCGCAGTGCCCGCTACGCGGGTACCAGCCCGCAAGGCAAGCAGCTGGAGCAGGCCCTGTCGGCCTGGCCGGCCCGGCGCTTGAAAAGGTTGGCCCGCCTGGACCGGTCCCGGCACTAG
- a CDS encoding serine hydrolase → MPFRRFALTGLLLSLLLPSLSLAEPSESPLGDLDEWIKKGMADWEIPGLAIAVVHEDEIIYQKGFGRLDMDEASRVDAHTLFGVASTTKAMTVAALGMLVDEGKLDWDDRVVDHMPEFRLSDPWVTHEVRVRDLLTHRVGVGRMTGNRLQFMNASPRGKIIHQMRYHDFEQPFRSSYVYSNVMYSVAGELIPAITGQSWDDFLAERLFEPLGMDRSNTSIRHLEGDNNVAWPHQEIHGEVERIPRRNFDNVGPSASVNSSVHDMAQWMRLQLGEPGVHGEQRLISAETMAEMHQAQIATGRDDHQSPVEAYGLGWGLAQYRGMSIARHGGATDGMNTQLVLVPELDLGVVVVSNLFNHFRMALANTVIDRVAGLEEKDWHQQYLDDYQAEKQEARKNRQAIHDARQEDTTPSVALEEFVGRYQDDLYGEVEVFSPGDGRLALRFWDDEEQIADLEHWHHDRFRYHWRNPARRENFAHFTLDGDGQVDTLKVTFTLRPHVLQIGTYPADYQRTVHFERIE, encoded by the coding sequence ATGCCGTTTCGACGCTTTGCCCTGACAGGGCTCCTCCTCAGCCTGCTCCTGCCAAGTCTTTCACTCGCCGAACCGTCCGAATCGCCCTTGGGGGATCTGGATGAATGGATCAAGAAGGGCATGGCGGACTGGGAGATTCCCGGCCTGGCCATTGCCGTGGTCCATGAAGATGAAATCATCTACCAAAAGGGCTTCGGACGCCTGGACATGGATGAAGCCTCAAGGGTGGATGCCCATACCCTGTTTGGTGTCGCCTCCACCACCAAGGCCATGACGGTCGCTGCCCTGGGCATGCTGGTGGACGAAGGCAAGCTGGACTGGGACGACCGGGTCGTGGATCACATGCCCGAGTTTCGCCTCTCGGATCCCTGGGTCACCCATGAAGTCCGGGTTCGTGACCTGCTCACCCATCGCGTAGGCGTGGGCCGGATGACGGGCAATCGCCTGCAGTTCATGAATGCCAGTCCCCGGGGAAAAATCATTCATCAGATGCGCTATCACGACTTCGAGCAACCTTTCCGTTCTAGTTATGTCTATTCCAATGTAATGTATTCAGTCGCTGGAGAACTCATCCCCGCCATCACCGGACAAAGCTGGGATGATTTTCTGGCCGAGCGCCTGTTTGAGCCCCTGGGCATGGATCGCAGCAACACCAGCATCCGTCATCTGGAAGGCGACAATAATGTCGCCTGGCCCCATCAGGAGATTCATGGCGAGGTGGAGCGGATTCCCCGCCGAAACTTCGACAATGTGGGTCCCTCAGCATCGGTGAACAGCAGTGTTCATGACATGGCCCAATGGATGCGGCTGCAACTGGGCGAGCCCGGCGTGCATGGAGAGCAGCGTCTGATCAGTGCCGAGACCATGGCCGAAATGCATCAAGCCCAGATCGCCACCGGTCGGGACGATCATCAGTCTCCCGTCGAAGCCTACGGCCTGGGCTGGGGACTGGCTCAGTATCGCGGCATGAGCATCGCCCGTCATGGCGGCGCCACCGACGGCATGAATACCCAGCTGGTCCTGGTCCCGGAGCTGGACCTGGGCGTGGTGGTGGTTAGCAACCTGTTCAATCATTTCCGCATGGCCCTGGCCAACACGGTGATCGATCGAGTGGCCGGGCTGGAGGAAAAAGACTGGCATCAACAGTATCTGGATGATTACCAGGCCGAGAAGCAAGAGGCCCGGAAAAATCGCCAAGCCATCCATGATGCCCGCCAGGAAGATACCACCCCCTCGGTGGCTCTGGAGGAATTTGTGGGCCGCTACCAGGATGATCTCTACGGCGAAGTGGAGGTATTTTCCCCAGGGGATGGCCGCCTGGCATTACGCTTCTGGGATGACGAGGAGCAAATCGCCGATCTGGAGCACTGGCACCATGACCGCTTCCGCTATCACTGGCGGAACCCGGCCCGCCGGGAGAATTTTGCTCACTTCACCCTGGACGGCGACGGTCAGGTGGATACACTCAAGGTGACCTTTACCCTCCGGCCGCATGTACTGCAGATCGGCACCTACCCCGCCGATTACCAAAGAACAGTCCATTTTGAACGGATTGAATAA
- a CDS encoding rhomboid family intramembrane serine protease, whose product MASTPRPWSNFPPVVTGLMASAIIVFLMQEMNWEFMLTHFALWPVSDARAPDFAIWQLVSSAFLHGGYFHLFVNMLALWMFGVQIENLWGSGRFLFYYFFCVVGASLVQLLVATAAAMEGTIYPTVGASGGVFGILLAFGLLFPNQRVVLLIPPIPMKAKWFVVLFGAFSLFAGFTGTLGNIAHFAHLGGMVFGLILMIWWGWRPGRPSRW is encoded by the coding sequence ATGGCAAGCACCCCCAGACCCTGGTCCAATTTCCCACCGGTGGTCACCGGTCTGATGGCCAGCGCCATCATCGTCTTCCTGATGCAGGAGATGAATTGGGAATTCATGCTGACCCATTTTGCCCTTTGGCCGGTGTCGGATGCGCGGGCTCCGGATTTCGCCATCTGGCAGTTGGTCAGCTCGGCCTTTTTGCACGGCGGCTACTTCCATCTTTTTGTGAACATGCTTGCCCTGTGGATGTTCGGGGTTCAGATCGAGAATCTCTGGGGCTCGGGGCGTTTTCTTTTTTACTATTTTTTCTGTGTAGTCGGTGCGTCCCTGGTGCAGTTGCTGGTAGCCACTGCGGCGGCCATGGAAGGTACGATTTATCCCACGGTGGGGGCTTCGGGCGGTGTCTTCGGGATTCTGCTGGCTTTCGGTCTGCTGTTCCCCAATCAGCGGGTGGTGCTGCTGATTCCGCCCATCCCCATGAAGGCCAAGTGGTTCGTGGTGCTGTTTGGTGCCTTCTCCCTGTTTGCGGGTTTCACCGGTACCCTGGGCAATATTGCGCATTTTGCCCATCTGGGTGGAATGGTGTTTGGCCTGATCCTGATGATCTGGTGGGGCTGGCGGCCGGGTCGCCCTTCACGCTGGTGA
- a CDS encoding DUF58 domain-containing protein, translating into MIRRLFSSVTGLARRWAYRRQGRDHPPLTLHRRRIYILPTRFGMGLALLVMAMILAAMNYANSMGFALSFTLAGLGVVCMHHAHRGLNRLVVRPGKTGRGFAGERQHLEVQLENPAPIARRDILLTDESGNILDFTDLFPHGHARLQLPCTPERRGSVRIQRFGLATAYPMGLFRAWCWLDMPLEGLAWPKPLASPMQRAPDPEAESGKRQQSGTEDFSQLRDYAKGDPTRRIAWRHYLARGELIVKEFASPAGESPVWLDWDHSGGGDQESRLARLCHWVLQAEAATGPWGLRLPDETIGPGRGEHQTRRALDALARFGEDGGGAGHD; encoded by the coding sequence ATGATTCGTCGCTTGTTCAGTTCGGTTACCGGCCTGGCTCGACGCTGGGCCTACCGTCGTCAGGGGCGGGATCACCCGCCCCTGACCCTGCACCGACGTCGAATCTACATCCTGCCAACACGCTTTGGCATGGGGCTGGCCTTGCTGGTCATGGCCATGATCCTGGCCGCCATGAACTACGCCAACAGCATGGGCTTTGCCCTGAGCTTCACCCTGGCCGGACTGGGCGTGGTCTGCATGCACCATGCCCACCGGGGACTGAACCGGCTGGTTGTCCGGCCGGGCAAAACGGGCCGGGGCTTCGCCGGGGAACGCCAGCACCTTGAGGTGCAGCTTGAAAACCCGGCACCCATTGCCCGCCGGGATATTCTGCTCACCGACGAGAGCGGCAACATCCTGGATTTCACCGATCTCTTCCCCCATGGCCATGCTCGTTTGCAATTACCCTGCACCCCCGAGCGTCGGGGCAGCGTCCGTATCCAACGCTTTGGACTCGCCACCGCTTACCCCATGGGCCTGTTCCGGGCCTGGTGCTGGCTGGACATGCCCCTGGAGGGATTGGCCTGGCCCAAGCCCCTGGCCAGCCCCATGCAACGGGCACCAGACCCGGAAGCGGAATCCGGCAAACGGCAACAAAGCGGGACCGAGGATTTCTCCCAGCTCCGAGATTATGCCAAGGGCGACCCCACCCGCCGGATCGCCTGGCGCCATTACCTGGCTCGAGGAGAGCTGATCGTCAAGGAGTTCGCCAGTCCGGCCGGTGAAAGCCCGGTCTGGCTGGACTGGGATCACAGCGGGGGCGGCGATCAGGAAAGCCGCCTGGCACGCCTCTGTCACTGGGTGCTGCAGGCCGAAGCCGCCACCGGCCCCTGGGGCCTGCGCCTGCCGGATGAGACCATCGGGCCGGGGCGGGGGGAACACCAGACCCGGCGGGCACTGGATGCCCTGGCCCGCTTTGGCGAGGACGGAGGGGGCGCCGGCCATGACTGA